The sequence AATTCCAGAAAAAATTATCACAGTCACTCATATACATGAAACCTATCGATAAATGTTTTCATCTTGAATGTTTTTtactttcaaaataaattttgatgaaaacatatgtatataagatattgaaatttatttataaaaaataatatgttatgcatgtttatAGATTCAGTTTGgttcattattttttggattttggtatAAAACCATAAACCAAACTCAAgcctaataaaaaataatatatactacttgactaattgatataatatttgttctttttgtAGATGATTTCGTATAGATAATCCGTCAAAGTAAGATTAAAATTTGGAaccataattaatataattaataatatctcAAAGCATTAGAGTCGTGTTCGCAACACGTAGAAACTTTACATTTGGgtgaaaacaatatatatatatatatagaacatatatatatatatagaactttgactaatattttatgatgatatgtaagaaattataatttatagtactttttgtaGAGGtttttaatatctaaattatttgtttgaaatatcaaactaatataatctaatttaactttaaaaactaatcaaattgatttcaaaatacttaacatgacaactaaaaataaacGAAGAAAGTgtatagaaatttaaaaaattaccaTTCAAATTAAACATAATCCATTAGAACTAAtacaaaacttttttaaaaagacgTTAACGTAGCAATTTTTTCTACTACGAACcagaaatttataaaatattatagataTAGATATCGCTCCTTCAATAGTTTCTTCTAGAATCACATTTAGAAAATtgctatttaattatttgttgaaGCTTCGTTTCtctaatttcaaaatacaaatactCTCCCTCTCGTgtcttaatttaatttcaaacttttcacTTTACTcttaagtaataaaaaataaatgataaatcacataaataaaactataagttccaaaatgttttttttcttaaaccgCAATATCCATAGCTGAAGTCAGATAAGAAGTAGGGTGTACATAGTCGCGCTGGTAcgagtttttaaatattaaatcaaattgtTGGTCggattttcaaatttataaattaaactaaattaataaaactcGAGTTTTTCGACCTCGGATTTTTTGGGTTGTTCAGGTTTTTTCGAGTTATCGCTAAAGTATTAattcaaacatataatttacttgtatatcaaatatttcttcaattCAACCAACATATAACTATCTAAGTTGTTTCTTAAGAATATAACacaaataatgatatgattaataacactaaaacaaacataagtaATATTTAGTTTCATGACtaaatataaaaggaaattaaaattagattatgcaTTTAAATTGTCTAAACCAATGTAAAatcaaagaacaaatattcaatattattgtcattcttagggtaaattgtttttctctttgtattagtattaatttgattttgatttaagttttattatagtTACCAACAGTTGTGGACTATAAGCTTTATGGAACCATTCAAAATTCtaagttttaaacttgaaataatatattaaaagattaaaaactatgaaaaagtgtagaaaatatttaaaaattatatcaaagtaaatattgttatgtataaaataaaattttaaaattatattataatatcgggttggtttggtctcgggttgattttttttagttaaaatcaaaccaacccaaatattatctgattttttttcaacaccAAAACAAGTCAAACCAACCACTAGTCGGATTTTTTTCTCAGATTTACTCCGTTTGCGGTTTGGTTCAATTTTGTACATCCCTAAGAGAAAGGGTTTACCTGAATTTCTTTCTATAGAAATTAAagttacattttatatataaggtcacaattatttttcatatatttgtttatattttttaagcTACTTAATAAAAATCTTTTTGCTCCATTATTTATATCCGATAAAACACCTTGATATgaattaaaacaaatgaaacgaAATGTatcattgattaatttttaaaaaagaaagcaCGTGATGAGAAATTAAATGCTATGGCCTTATGGCCTATGTATTCgcaagaaattaaaatattatattatcataAAGCAACTTGATGTACCATGCAACCCCATGTAATACAAAATTACAACTTATATATGTTGTGTTTTGGTTGCTCTGAATGATCAAACTTTTGAATTCAATGTTTTCTTAGCCGCCAGTAAGTTGCTGTTTGTACTTATTAGAATAATGTAATAGAATACCCTGTTTAAAATTACTTAACCTTTGACattatttcttcaaaaaaaatttataaatacatCACCTACAATGTTAATAAAACTCACCAAACCAAAATAACAACACCAAAACTTGTTAAGAAAAATGTCTTCTTATTCAGAGTTATCAAATCTTCCGATTCGTGAAATTCCAGGGGACTATGGTTTCCCTATAATTAGCGCGATTAAAGATCGATACGATTATTTCTATAACCAAGGTGAAGATGCTTGGTTCCATAACAAAGCTGAAAAATACAAATCTACTGTTGTCAAAATCAACATGGCACCAGGTCCATTCACATCTAATGACTACAAATTGGTAGCATTTTTAGATGCCAATAGCTTTGTTTGCATGTTTGATAATTCCCTCATTGATAAAACTGACACTCTTGGTGGTACATTTAAGCCTGGTAAAGAATACTACGGTGGTTATCGTCCCGTCGCGTTTATCGATACCAAAGATCCAAACCACGCAGCATTAAAAGGCTACATTTTATCATCATTCGCAAAGCGACATAACTTATTCATTCCTCTGTTCAGAAACACATTATCCGATCATCTTTTTAATAATCTCGAAAAACAGGTTACTGAACAGGGGAAATCAGATTTGAATGCTTTGCTTCCAACTATGACGTTTGATTTCATTTTTCGTTTGCTTTGTGATCAGAAAAATCCGTCTGATACAGTTCTTGGCGCTCAAGGACCAGAACATCTACGTAAATGGCTTTTCCCTCAGCTAATTCCGTCCTTGAGCGCCAAGAAACTTCCTAACATCATAGAAGATATGCTCttccataattttttaataccaTTTGGTTTTATAAAAAGTGATTACAACAAACTTGTTGATGCATTTAGCAAGTCTGCTGTGTCCATGTTGGATGAAGCAGAAAAACTTGGAATCAAAAGAGAAGAAGCTGTACAAAACATTCTTTTTCTCGTGGGGATCAATATGTTTGCGGGGTTGAACGCCTTTTTCCCTCATCTAATCAGGTTAGTATTGTTGAAGTATTTGCTCTGAGATAATGTTGAAGTGTGTGACCAATAATCAAAGTGTGCTCTGTCTAAAAGTTAGTTAGACAGCGCAcactttaattatttcaaagtgGTCTTCTAATCTAAAAGTTTAAGCTATTAGATATTTatctgctctgataccatgttgaagtgtgtgaccatctcatctaaaaaGTTTAAGTTGTTAGAGAGAacacacttttattattttgattatattttcaGTAAGTATCGCGATTTAGACTTTTGAGTCAAAtcgtaaataaaatataagaaacaatCATTAATGTTGTTTTCATCTCTTATGTGATTAATTAGGTTTGTGGGCGAAGCAGGGGCTAGTCTACACACACAACTTGCTAAAGAAATCAGGAGTGTTATTAAAGAAGAAGGTGGTGCAATCACATTATCAGCGATTAACAAAATGAGTTTGGTCAAATCCGTAGTGTACGAGACATTGAGACTTCGCCCACCAGTACCATTACAGTATGGTAAGGCGAAGAAAGAGTTCATGGTTCAAAGCCACGATGCATCTTACAAGATCAATAAAGGACAATTCGTCGTTGGATATCAGCCCATGGCTAGTAGGGACCCTAAGATTTTCGCGAACCCTGATGAGTTTGTACCTGATAGGTTCATGAATGATGGTGAGAAACTGCTGAAACATGTTCTGTGGTCTAATGGAAGGGAAACAGAGAATCCAGCACCAGATAACAAGCAATGTCCAGGCAAAGATTTGGTGCACCTATTGGGTAGGTTAATATTGGTTGAATTTTTCATCAGATACGATACATTCACCGTGGAAATTACACCTCTATTTCGTGCGCCAAATGTTGCGTTCAAGACATTAACTAAAGCAAGTAAATAGTTTGTTATGTGGCTCACGTTGCATATTCTCTTAttgaatttttcaatttatattgtattttaattttttttggttatatttatttagtttttgttgTAAATTTTCTGTATGATTCAAATGAATAAACGTTGATTCTAGATCGGATCAAAATTGAATATTACACGTTGTGGATATATATCTTAATTTCTTTATGaatttatgtgatactttttcttttaaagtttaTCTAAGAAAAGAGCTTTTTATCTTATCATAATTAGAAATACTCTATTTTGAGATTTCTCTACACAGTTTtggtaaaataatttatagtcacctaaaaatttaagatttattttaaaatataaatttcaaatgcATGCCTTCCTTTTCTAGACTTGTGTGTTAAATACCATAATACCGCATTAATTTGAGaacagaaaatttgaaacacaTCATTGAAGTGATTTTTGCGTTTTCAAAATATTCCACTAACAAATTTTTAcgaaaattattattgttatcatttATTTGTTGTAGTAGTAGTGTATATGTACTAGTATATTGGTGTATTGTATTGCATTAGTATTATTAATTGAAGTTGTTGAGTCCGTCACTTTCTCGGCATGTCTTTGACAAAGACTTGTAAACCTGGGTCCtaggtttttttgttttttctttccacTGTCATATGTAAAGATAAAAGATTACTATTAAAGTTCCAACATGGACTACTACGACTTgcaaaatttatacatatatttccaaggcataatatataaaatatatcctaaaatttggcttcaaatcacattcatgtttttcaactttgaatgtgcacaagtaggcatttaaacttgtattaaattgaataaatagacacgcatatcctacatgtcatcctacatatcattttttgtcctacgtggtgtcttacatgtattgtgtcatgtaaGACTCAtgtgttaatttatttaaaaattagataGGTAAAGtatctgtttgtgcattatgaaagctGGAGGTCatagttaaaatttaaagtcaaatttagagatttagggcccaatatatgtattatgttttatttatatgtatgagttttttttgtcttttatatatatatatatatatatatatatatatatata comes from Solanum pennellii chromosome 1, SPENNV200 and encodes:
- the LOC107029251 gene encoding 9-divinyl ether synthase yields the protein MSSYSELSNLPIREIPGDYGFPIISAIKDRYDYFYNQGEDAWFHNKAEKYKSTVVKINMAPGPFTSNDYKLVAFLDANSFVCMFDNSLIDKTDTLGGTFKPGKEYYGGYRPVAFIDTKDPNHAALKGYILSSFAKRHNLFIPLFRNTLSDHLFNNLEKQVTEQGKSDLNALLPTMTFDFIFRLLCDQKNPSDTVLGAQGPEHLRKWLFPQLIPSLSAKKLPNIIEDMLFHNFLIPFGFIKSDYNKLVDAFSKSAVSMLDEAEKLGIKREEAVQNILFLVGINMFAGLNAFFPHLIRFVGEAGASLHTQLAKEIRSVIKEEGGAITLSAINKMSLVKSVVYETLRLRPPVPLQYGKAKKEFMVQSHDASYKINKGQFVVGYQPMASRDPKIFANPDEFVPDRFMNDGEKLLKHVLWSNGRETENPAPDNKQCPGKDLVHLLGRLILVEFFIRYDTFTVEITPLFRAPNVAFKTLTKASK